The following are from one region of the Thermosinus carboxydivorans Nor1 genome:
- a CDS encoding dipeptide epimerase, with the protein MKITAIKVGKVRIPLKKPFKTALRTVYAAEDIVVKVITDEGVIGFGSAAPTAVITGDTQGAIVAAIWDCIAPKIIGMEADRLEELMAALDGAAVHNTSAKAAVDIALYDLFGKIHGLPVYKLFGGYRREVTTDLTISVNSPEEMVQDALEAVAAGYSELKIKVGTDAELDIRRVKAVRQAVGPAVKIRLDANQGWKPKEAVRTIRRMEDLGLAIELVEQPVAAQDLEGLKFVTDHVETDILADEAVSGPADAFRILAMRAADLINIKLMKAGGLHNALKICHLAETMGVECMMGCMLESKIGITAAASFAAAKKNITRADLDAAVLLAEDPVLGGVAFDQNRILLPEAPGFGVEDVKGWQEI; encoded by the coding sequence ATGAAGATTACCGCAATCAAGGTCGGAAAAGTACGCATACCCCTGAAAAAGCCGTTTAAGACGGCCCTGCGCACGGTATATGCCGCGGAAGACATTGTTGTTAAGGTTATTACTGATGAGGGGGTTATAGGGTTTGGCAGCGCTGCGCCGACCGCCGTCATCACCGGCGATACCCAGGGCGCCATTGTGGCCGCCATCTGGGACTGTATTGCCCCGAAGATCATCGGGATGGAAGCCGACCGGCTGGAGGAGTTGATGGCCGCACTGGACGGGGCCGCGGTCCATAATACCAGCGCCAAGGCGGCCGTAGACATCGCGCTGTACGACCTTTTCGGCAAAATTCACGGCCTGCCGGTATACAAGCTGTTCGGTGGCTACCGGCGGGAAGTGACGACCGACCTGACAATAAGCGTCAATTCTCCGGAAGAGATGGTCCAGGACGCGTTGGAAGCGGTAGCGGCCGGCTACTCGGAACTGAAGATCAAGGTAGGTACCGATGCCGAGCTGGATATCCGCCGGGTCAAGGCCGTTCGCCAGGCCGTCGGGCCGGCCGTCAAGATCCGCTTGGATGCCAACCAGGGCTGGAAGCCCAAAGAAGCGGTCCGTACCATCCGGCGCATGGAAGACCTGGGACTGGCGATTGAACTGGTCGAGCAGCCGGTTGCGGCGCAAGACCTCGAAGGGCTGAAATTTGTCACCGATCACGTCGAAACAGATATTTTGGCCGACGAGGCTGTCTCCGGCCCGGCAGATGCCTTCCGCATCCTCGCGATGCGGGCCGCTGACCTGATTAATATTAAACTGATGAAAGCCGGCGGTTTGCACAATGCCCTTAAAATTTGCCATTTGGCGGAAACCATGGGCGTTGAGTGCATGATGGGCTGTATGCTTGAGAGCAAAATCGGCATCACGGCGGCGGCCAGCTTTGCCGCCGCGAAAAAGAACATTACCCGGGCCGATCTGGATGCGGCCGTGCTGCTGGCGGAAGACCCCGTATTAGGTGGCGTGGCTTTCGACCAAAATCGGATTTTACTGCCGGAGGCGCCGGGTTTTGGCGTCGAAGACGTAAAAGGTTGGCAGGAAATCTGA
- a CDS encoding pseudouridine synthase, producing the protein MAGKERQRLDKVLAHLGYGSRREIKKMVKAERVIVNGAVVRDPELHVFPWQDRIEVDGEPIHYREYIYLMMNKPQGVLSATEDAAGKVVVDLLRPEHKAFAPFPVGRLDKDTEGLLLLTNDGQLAHRLLAPKKHVPKRYYARVKGVVTDEDKGAFQAGITLDDGYRTLPAELTILHAGPVSEVELVIYEGKFHQVKRMFAARGKTVTYLKRLAMGALVLDEKLAPGEYRELTADELASLGAVQVS; encoded by the coding sequence ATGGCCGGCAAAGAGCGGCAGCGGCTGGACAAAGTGCTGGCTCATTTGGGTTATGGTTCACGGCGGGAAATTAAAAAAATGGTAAAGGCCGAGCGTGTCATCGTCAACGGCGCGGTTGTCCGCGACCCGGAGCTGCATGTTTTTCCCTGGCAGGATCGCATCGAAGTGGATGGTGAGCCCATCCATTACCGTGAATATATTTATTTAATGATGAATAAGCCCCAGGGCGTACTATCGGCCACCGAGGATGCGGCCGGTAAAGTGGTGGTCGACCTGCTGCGGCCCGAGCATAAGGCTTTTGCCCCCTTTCCTGTCGGCAGGCTGGATAAGGATACCGAGGGACTGCTGCTATTGACCAACGATGGCCAGCTGGCCCACCGGTTGCTTGCGCCGAAAAAGCATGTGCCGAAGCGTTACTACGCCCGAGTGAAGGGCGTAGTAACCGATGAGGACAAGGGAGCTTTCCAGGCTGGCATTACGCTCGACGACGGCTACCGAACGCTGCCGGCCGAGCTAACCATTTTGCACGCCGGTCCGGTGTCGGAGGTCGAACTGGTCATATATGAAGGTAAATTCCATCAGGTTAAGCGCATGTTTGCCGCCCGAGGGAAAACGGTTACTTACCTCAAACGGCTGGCCATGGGAGCATTGGTTTTGGACGAAAAATTAGCTCCCGGCGAGTACCGGGAGCTGACAGCAGACGAACTGGCGTCGCTCGGCGCAGTTCAAGTTTCGTAG
- a CDS encoding amidohydrolase: protein MTTPTADLILYNGLFWTGDAACPAATAVAISGDRILAVGDEATVRPYRARRTELINLAGRRALPGFIDNHTHLLMGGLQLLTLDLRGTATRQAFAETIARRARALPPGQWVTGGGWDQEEWPDGKLPDKALLDPYTPNHPVFVTRSDLHMAVANSAALTLAGITRTTTDPAGGQLDRDPATGEPTGILRDAAMELVQRVIPPPEEKEYDAALAAALRHAAALGVTSVQDVTAWKDWHDWNAFCRFHARGLLTLRIYARTPLTSWQQQVALRAEGAPADKWLRLGGVKGFVDGSLGSATAYMFEPYCDAPHTAGLLQDEMYPPGSMQERIGAADRAGLSVSVHAIGDRANHLLLDIFAAVMAANGPRDRRFRIEHAQHLRPEDIKRMAALGVIASVQPAHILDDGGWAERRLGAARCRYTYAFRSLLDAGVTVTFGTDWPVAPLSPFLGIYAAVTRRTKDGQYPDGWVPEQKVTVEEAVRAYTVSGAYAEFAEHEKGSLTPGKLADIVVLSQDILAIPPEAIPATRAVCTIVGGKVVYET from the coding sequence ATGACTACCCCGACCGCCGATCTTATCCTGTATAATGGGCTGTTTTGGACTGGCGATGCGGCATGTCCTGCCGCCACGGCTGTCGCCATCAGCGGCGACCGTATCCTGGCCGTAGGTGATGAAGCAACGGTCCGCCCCTACCGCGCTCGGCGCACCGAACTTATCAACCTTGCTGGCCGGCGGGCACTGCCGGGCTTCATTGATAATCACACCCATCTGCTGATGGGCGGTCTCCAGCTGCTTACTCTTGACCTGCGGGGAACGGCTACCCGCCAGGCGTTCGCGGAGACAATCGCCCGCCGGGCTCGCGCCCTGCCGCCCGGCCAGTGGGTGACCGGTGGCGGCTGGGACCAGGAAGAATGGCCGGACGGCAAGCTGCCGGACAAAGCCTTGCTCGACCCTTATACACCTAACCACCCTGTCTTTGTAACCCGCAGCGACCTGCATATGGCCGTCGCCAACAGCGCCGCCCTCACCCTTGCCGGTATTACCCGTACTACGACCGACCCGGCCGGCGGCCAGCTCGATCGCGACCCGGCGACCGGCGAGCCTACCGGAATCCTTAGGGACGCCGCCATGGAGTTGGTGCAGCGCGTCATTCCGCCGCCTGAGGAAAAGGAATATGATGCGGCGCTGGCCGCCGCCCTCCGCCATGCCGCAGCGCTGGGCGTGACTTCGGTGCAGGACGTAACCGCCTGGAAAGACTGGCACGACTGGAATGCCTTTTGCCGGTTTCACGCCCGCGGACTACTGACGTTGCGCATTTACGCCCGCACGCCTTTGACTAGCTGGCAACAGCAGGTTGCCCTCCGCGCCGAGGGGGCGCCGGCGGATAAGTGGCTGCGGCTGGGCGGGGTCAAGGGGTTTGTTGACGGTTCCCTCGGCTCGGCCACTGCATATATGTTCGAGCCCTACTGTGATGCCCCCCACACTGCCGGCCTGCTGCAAGACGAGATGTATCCCCCTGGCAGCATGCAGGAGCGCATCGGCGCTGCCGACCGGGCCGGCTTAAGCGTGTCCGTCCACGCCATCGGCGACCGTGCCAACCATTTACTGCTTGATATTTTTGCCGCGGTCATGGCCGCCAATGGGCCCCGTGACCGGCGCTTCCGCATCGAGCACGCCCAGCACCTGCGCCCGGAAGATATTAAGCGTATGGCCGCCCTGGGCGTTATCGCCTCCGTGCAGCCGGCCCACATCCTCGACGACGGCGGCTGGGCCGAACGCCGCCTGGGCGCCGCCCGCTGCCGCTACACTTACGCCTTCCGCTCCCTGTTAGATGCCGGCGTCACCGTCACTTTCGGCACCGACTGGCCGGTCGCACCCCTCAGCCCCTTCCTCGGCATTTATGCTGCTGTAACCCGCCGCACCAAAGATGGCCAATATCCGGACGGCTGGGTACCAGAACAAAAAGTAACGGTAGAAGAAGCCGTCCGCGCCTACACTGTGAGCGGCGCCTATGCTGAATTTGCCGAGCACGAAAAAGGCTCCCTTACGCCTGGCAAGCTGGCCGACATCGTCGTTCTGTCACAGGATATTTTGGCGATCCCGCCGGAAGCCATCCCCGCTACCCGGGCCGTGTGCACCATCGTCGGCGGCAAAGTGGTCTACGAAACTTGA
- a CDS encoding bile acid:sodium symporter family protein, with protein MSMQKRFSRWNEWLARRMFLLVLLALGLGFSVKLPAGPAVKGTVIVLFAYMTFVTSIGVSFRQFFRVLSRPWVPLWVLVLVHVVTPLVAWGAGQLFYPDDAQLRLGYLIGASIPIGVTSIIWTSLTKGNLAVSLVAVTLDTLAAPVLYPLFFKVVAGQALAFDFAGMVLELLGMITIPSLAGMALHDAGGGRFARFAKTAGGCSAKVAFFLVVFINASLVAPAMEWSLTLLKMLLVSLLMVTAAYAVGFLGSFFLRVRSRDIVMAMIYNVGLRNIAFGLVVALTYFPPVVAVPVTLFMLYQQPLATIIPYLFARFDRLCRSE; from the coding sequence ATGAGCATGCAAAAGCGGTTTAGCCGGTGGAACGAATGGCTGGCCCGGCGGATGTTTTTGCTGGTGCTATTGGCGTTGGGCCTTGGTTTTAGTGTGAAGCTGCCGGCAGGGCCGGCTGTTAAAGGGACGGTGATTGTCCTTTTTGCTTACATGACTTTCGTTACTTCCATCGGCGTTAGTTTTCGTCAGTTTTTTCGCGTTCTCAGCCGCCCATGGGTGCCGCTGTGGGTGCTTGTTCTTGTCCACGTTGTTACACCGCTGGTGGCGTGGGGGGCGGGCCAGCTTTTTTATCCCGATGATGCCCAGCTGCGCCTGGGCTATCTTATCGGTGCCTCTATTCCCATTGGCGTAACGTCGATAATCTGGACATCGCTTACAAAGGGCAATTTGGCCGTGTCGTTGGTGGCGGTTACTCTCGATACCCTGGCAGCCCCGGTGCTGTATCCGCTGTTTTTCAAGGTAGTGGCCGGGCAGGCGCTGGCTTTTGATTTTGCCGGCATGGTATTGGAACTTCTGGGGATGATTACCATCCCCAGTCTGGCGGGTATGGCCCTCCATGATGCAGGGGGCGGCCGGTTTGCCCGGTTTGCCAAAACGGCCGGCGGCTGCAGCGCGAAAGTAGCTTTTTTTCTCGTTGTCTTTATTAACGCCTCGCTGGTGGCCCCGGCAATGGAGTGGAGCCTGACGCTGCTAAAAATGCTGCTGGTCAGCTTGCTGATGGTGACCGCCGCCTATGCGGTGGGTTTTCTTGGCTCCTTCTTCTTACGGGTGCGGTCGCGCGACATTGTCATGGCCATGATTTACAATGTGGGCCTGCGTAATATCGCTTTTGGCCTGGTGGTAGCGTTAACGTACTTTCCGCCGGTGGTGGCGGTGCCGGTGACGCTGTTTATGCTGTATCAGCAACCGCTGGCTACCATTATTCCCTATTTGTTTGCCCGGTTTGACCGCCTGTGTCGGTCGGAATAA
- a CDS encoding DUF3870 domain-containing protein: MGQHETIYIVGNAKAGQNNPITLNYGQFFIAFVVHRETGEILECGASVMLDVTNRFIRQLFVGKSMETSPFEVQKELEARYFGSSQKAILTAFKDAQRKFNLYKQGEKVDLQGI; encoded by the coding sequence ATGGGACAACACGAAACAATTTATATCGTTGGGAATGCGAAAGCGGGGCAGAATAATCCCATCACCCTTAATTACGGTCAGTTTTTTATCGCTTTTGTCGTCCACCGGGAAACGGGCGAGATATTGGAATGCGGCGCCTCGGTGATGCTGGATGTGACCAACCGGTTTATTCGGCAGCTGTTTGTCGGAAAAAGCATGGAAACCAGTCCGTTTGAGGTGCAGAAAGAATTGGAAGCACGCTATTTCGGCTCTTCGCAGAAGGCGATTTTAACAGCCTTTAAGGACGCGCAGCGGAAATTTAATCTTTACAAGCAGGGTGAAAAAGTCGACCTGCAGGGTATATAA
- a CDS encoding polysaccharide deacetylase family protein codes for MLTRRQFLKLFATTVAVTSALELVMQMPTGSGAANREIPILLYHRVGHTRGHLTVSPERFAADLAELAAAGYRTITLEQFEAFLQDRNVELPDKPLLITFDDGYRDNYEQAFPLLQRYNMQAAFFIITGMIGQPERLSGAQIREMAGAGMSFGSHTVSHRSLGDLPVPEIQQELALSKFDLEDLLGRPVRSIAYPKGSYNYDTIKLAEENGYVAGFTTLHGKSSKKTHPFALRRIPLFSFDGDIWTIMAKRGRAE; via the coding sequence TTGTTGACACGCCGACAATTTTTGAAATTGTTCGCCACAACGGTTGCGGTAACGAGCGCCTTGGAACTTGTTATGCAGATGCCTACCGGCAGTGGTGCCGCCAACCGGGAAATTCCTATCTTGCTTTATCACCGGGTAGGACATACCCGCGGCCACCTCACCGTCTCGCCCGAGCGGTTCGCCGCCGATTTGGCCGAACTGGCCGCCGCTGGCTACCGGACAATTACCCTTGAGCAGTTTGAAGCATTTCTCCAGGACCGCAATGTTGAACTGCCTGATAAACCGCTGCTCATCACTTTCGACGATGGATACCGGGATAACTACGAGCAGGCTTTTCCTCTTTTGCAGCGGTACAATATGCAGGCCGCCTTTTTTATCATTACCGGGATGATCGGTCAGCCGGAGCGGCTGTCGGGCGCTCAGATCAGGGAGATGGCCGGCGCGGGCATGTCCTTTGGTTCCCATACCGTCAGCCACCGCAGCCTGGGTGACCTGCCGGTGCCGGAAATTCAGCAGGAGCTGGCCCTCTCCAAGTTTGACCTGGAGGACTTACTTGGCCGACCGGTGCGCTCCATCGCCTATCCCAAGGGCAGCTATAATTACGATACGATCAAACTGGCCGAGGAAAACGGCTATGTCGCCGGGTTTACCACCCTTCACGGCAAAAGCTCAAAGAAGACCCACCCATTTGCCTTGCGGCGCATCCCCTTGTTCAGTTTTGACGGCGATATTTGGACGATTATGGCCAAACGGGGGCGGGCGGAGTGA
- a CDS encoding magnesium transporter CorA family protein, with translation MLKIYKSNCETLYELSLNSTPVKGAWYNLINPTAEEIDAVAAVTSLPHDVIKAALDEEERSRVEIEDNYVLVITNIPIMRGKDMYDTLPLGIIITADCFITVCLEPNDVLACFNSATAKTFSTFKKTRFLFQILYKSATLYLKYLEQINRRSDDIELQLRQSMQNQEFFQLLELQKGLTYFTASLRSNGIVLEKLLRLRSNTQLQHLIKMYEEDEDLLEDVIIENKQAIEMVEMYGNILSSMMDAFASIISNNLNIVMKFLAAMTILLAIPTVIASFWGMNVDVPFKDSDYGFFYVFLLSTTITGISAFTLWKKGMF, from the coding sequence GTGCTCAAAATCTATAAGAGCAATTGTGAAACGCTGTACGAACTGTCGCTTAATTCGACACCGGTCAAGGGGGCATGGTATAACCTTATCAACCCCACGGCAGAAGAAATCGACGCCGTTGCGGCCGTTACTAGTCTGCCGCACGACGTCATCAAGGCGGCGCTGGACGAGGAAGAACGGTCCCGTGTGGAAATCGAGGATAACTATGTACTGGTAATTACCAACATTCCCATTATGCGGGGCAAAGACATGTACGATACGCTGCCGCTCGGCATTATTATCACCGCTGACTGCTTTATCACAGTCTGTCTGGAGCCCAACGACGTCCTGGCCTGCTTCAACAGCGCCACTGCCAAAACCTTCAGCACCTTTAAAAAGACGCGGTTTCTGTTTCAAATCCTGTACAAATCGGCCACGCTGTATCTTAAATATCTCGAGCAAATCAACCGCCGCTCCGACGATATTGAACTGCAGCTCCGGCAGTCGATGCAAAATCAGGAATTTTTCCAACTCCTAGAATTACAAAAAGGCCTTACCTATTTCACCGCATCGCTGCGGTCCAACGGCATCGTACTGGAAAAGTTGCTGCGCCTGCGCAGCAACACCCAACTGCAGCACCTGATTAAAATGTATGAAGAAGACGAAGACCTCTTGGAAGACGTCATCATTGAAAACAAGCAGGCCATCGAAATGGTCGAAATGTATGGCAACATCCTTAGCAGCATGATGGATGCCTTTGCTTCCATCATTTCCAACAATCTAAACATAGTCATGAAATTTCTCGCGGCCATGACCATCTTGCTGGCCATTCCCACAGTAATTGCCAGTTTCTGGGGGATGAACGTCGATGTACCCTTTAAAGACAGTGATTATGGGTTCTTCTATGTATTCCTGTTGTCGACAACTATTACCGGTATCAGTGCATTTACCCTATGGAAAAAAGGCATGTTTTAG
- the dcuC gene encoding C4-dicarboxylate transporter DcuC — MGIVISLIVTFWVGYLITRKYKPQPVLFMAGLILMFCGVALGLGAILPAKNSTGSVFFDAFEFIKQTFSSRAAGLGLNIMAVGGFARYMDHIGASKALVRLTIRPLLALRAPYLVMAASWVVGMLLGLCINSASGLAMLLMVTLFPVLVSLGVSRLSATAVIATTLCLDWSPSDTGTILSAQTAGLDPVLYWTNYQIPIALTVMPVVAGLHYFTQKWMDKRDGHEVVPIVLDKTNADNDEECVPMIYAILPTLPLALILIFSNLWISWIKMDIIKAMFIGVFIAMIFEYVRTRDGKKVLDGIQSFFDGLGMQMANVITLIVAGETFAKGLTTIGTIDAIIKGAQTSGFGATGMILVMVGIIAGCSIVMGSGNAPFFAFASLTPTVAAKMGVAPVLMLLPMHFAASIARSVSPITAVIVVSSSMGGVSPFDLVKRTAIPMAGAMLVNVIGTFVYFYR, encoded by the coding sequence TTGGGCATTGTTATTTCGTTGATTGTCACTTTTTGGGTCGGCTATCTTATAACCCGCAAGTACAAGCCACAGCCGGTCTTGTTCATGGCCGGCCTGATCCTGATGTTCTGCGGGGTGGCCTTAGGGCTGGGCGCCATCCTGCCGGCAAAAAACAGCACGGGATCGGTCTTTTTTGATGCCTTTGAGTTTATCAAACAGACCTTCAGTTCCCGGGCGGCGGGGTTGGGTCTCAACATCATGGCAGTAGGCGGCTTTGCCCGCTATATGGACCACATTGGTGCCAGCAAAGCGCTGGTTAGGCTCACTATTCGTCCTCTGCTGGCTCTACGGGCGCCTTATCTTGTGATGGCCGCCTCCTGGGTCGTAGGCATGCTACTCGGCCTGTGCATCAACAGCGCATCCGGCCTGGCCATGCTGCTCATGGTAACGCTTTTCCCCGTCCTAGTAAGCCTCGGCGTCAGCCGCCTGTCCGCTACGGCGGTGATTGCCACGACGCTTTGCCTCGATTGGAGCCCCAGCGACACGGGTACGATTTTGTCGGCGCAGACCGCCGGTCTCGATCCGGTGCTGTACTGGACCAATTATCAAATCCCAATCGCTTTAACGGTCATGCCGGTAGTGGCCGGTCTCCATTACTTTACGCAAAAGTGGATGGACAAGCGGGACGGCCATGAGGTAGTGCCCATTGTATTGGACAAGACAAATGCCGACAATGATGAAGAATGTGTTCCCATGATTTACGCTATTTTGCCTACGTTACCTCTGGCACTCATTCTGATTTTCAGCAACCTGTGGATTTCCTGGATCAAGATGGACATCATTAAGGCGATGTTTATCGGCGTGTTTATTGCCATGATCTTCGAATATGTCCGCACGCGCGACGGGAAGAAGGTCCTCGATGGCATTCAGTCCTTCTTTGACGGGCTGGGCATGCAAATGGCCAATGTTATTACCCTTATTGTCGCCGGTGAAACTTTTGCCAAGGGTCTTACTACCATCGGCACTATTGACGCCATCATCAAAGGCGCTCAAACCTCCGGTTTCGGCGCTACCGGCATGATCCTGGTGATGGTCGGCATTATCGCCGGCTGCTCCATCGTCATGGGCTCCGGCAACGCACCTTTCTTCGCGTTTGCTTCGCTGACGCCCACCGTCGCGGCCAAAATGGGGGTTGCTCCCGTTCTGATGCTGCTGCCCATGCATTTTGCCGCCAGCATCGCGCGCAGCGTATCGCCTATTACCGCCGTTATTGTCGTTTCGTCCAGCATGGGCGGTGTCTCGCCGTTTGACTTGGTGAAGCGAACCGCCATTCCTATGGCGGGCGCCATGCTTGTCAACGTTATCGGTACTTTTGTCTATTTCTACCGGTAA
- a CDS encoding RsmB/NOP family class I SAM-dependent RNA methyltransferase produces the protein MKLPQVFLEKMQDLLGGEFAAFRQSYEQPRAAGLRANSLKVTAANLRELLPFAVEPVPWCPDGFYYDDTAVRPAKHPYFYAGLYYIQEPSAMLPAQMLSAQPGERVLDLCAAPGGKSVQLAGQLARQGLLVANDIHPQRAKALLKNLERCGAVNAVVCNETPDRLARVFTGFFDKILVDAPCSGEGMFRKDPDMVRAWSEQAVTKYAAWQADILRHVPAMLRPGGTVVYSTCTFSPEENEEQIGRFLVGHPDFALEGSERLWPHKVRGEGHFAAKMTRRQTSAGDEPVSALPRRTPLAPAVRQALADFARQVWGHADAWAAWLPEDGTVVERAGHVLWESAALPDLKGLKILRSGWLLGTVEKGRFRPSQALALGLPEPAVANARQRCDFTARDEAGRYAAVRYLRGETVQVDERDWPAGWHLVTVDGFALGWAKGAGGWLKNEYPPGWRWEDGEEG, from the coding sequence ATGAAATTACCGCAGGTTTTTCTGGAAAAAATGCAGGATCTGCTGGGCGGCGAATTCGCCGCTTTTCGCCAGAGCTATGAGCAGCCGCGGGCGGCGGGGCTTCGGGCGAACAGCCTGAAAGTGACGGCGGCAAATCTGCGCGAGCTTTTGCCGTTTGCCGTCGAGCCGGTGCCATGGTGCCCGGACGGCTTTTATTACGATGATACCGCTGTACGGCCGGCCAAACACCCCTACTTTTATGCCGGACTGTATTATATCCAGGAACCGAGCGCCATGCTGCCGGCCCAGATGCTGTCCGCCCAGCCGGGAGAGCGGGTGCTCGACCTGTGCGCCGCCCCGGGCGGCAAGTCGGTGCAGCTTGCCGGTCAATTGGCGCGGCAAGGACTACTCGTTGCCAACGACATTCATCCGCAGCGGGCGAAGGCGCTGCTAAAAAATCTCGAGCGGTGCGGCGCCGTTAACGCCGTGGTGTGTAATGAAACGCCTGACCGTTTGGCCCGAGTCTTCACCGGCTTTTTCGATAAAATTTTGGTCGACGCCCCCTGCTCCGGGGAAGGCATGTTCCGCAAAGACCCGGACATGGTCCGGGCATGGAGCGAGCAGGCGGTGACCAAATACGCCGCCTGGCAGGCGGACATCCTTCGCCATGTCCCGGCCATGCTGCGCCCCGGCGGCACGGTTGTATACTCAACATGCACCTTCTCGCCCGAAGAAAATGAGGAACAGATAGGCCGGTTTCTCGTCGGCCATCCGGATTTCGCGTTAGAAGGCAGCGAGCGGCTGTGGCCTCATAAGGTACGGGGCGAAGGGCATTTTGCGGCCAAAATGACCCGCCGACAGACGTCTGCCGGGGACGAGCCTGTTTCGGCGTTGCCCCGGCGGACGCCGCTTGCACCGGCGGTGCGGCAGGCGCTGGCTGACTTTGCCCGTCAGGTATGGGGTCACGCCGACGCCTGGGCAGCGTGGCTGCCGGAGGACGGTACGGTTGTTGAGCGGGCCGGCCATGTCCTGTGGGAAAGCGCTGCTCTTCCTGACTTAAAAGGGCTAAAAATCTTGCGTTCCGGCTGGCTGCTCGGCACGGTGGAAAAGGGGCGGTTTCGCCCCAGTCAGGCGCTGGCCCTTGGTTTGCCAGAGCCGGCCGTCGCCAATGCCCGGCAGCGCTGTGACTTTACTGCCCGGGATGAAGCGGGGCGGTATGCCGCCGTCCGCTATTTGCGCGGCGAGACCGTCCAAGTGGACGAACGGGATTGGCCGGCCGGCTGGCATCTGGTGACGGTGGACGGCTTCGCCTTGGGGTGGGCTAAGGGCGCCGGCGGCTGGCTGAAAAACGAATATCCTCCCGGCTGGCGCTGGGAGGACGGGGAGGAAGGATGA
- a CDS encoding TIGR02677 family protein yields the protein MNEQDLRPIVETSYLNRENSWRYRAILRYCFVQHERLHHYVYPEEIYQHLKASPFFAEYTEDQLQQDLKQLVEWKNLIPRQETGRVHTIEDFKRKKFRYQCTPYTIEIERMVARLQQLGDSFGGSLEATLFERLLTALTRLLAEGPSLPPEELFRAWDDLYGHFRSLVQNASDYLAHLKSDKVEEQMQTEAFIAYKSAFTQYLQNFILGMQRTAAKIEAVLKKAPADRVKLIAERLAEYQLSIPRLDSQPSREEWVTLYLDQYASLAEWFLGRPNHPSELITLQNETTDTIRRIARFAQRISERHQAFRSRRHDYLYLAGWFARTEGLDEAHRLAAMLFGVPHSRHLYAQPRASDDFDLTVWAEPPTIVTTAPRLPGMRERSRPGALIDRRAEKEAALAAYIRAQHDRERLIDQLIVDNKIVLADLPEVDPHVRKTLLAWIARCMQREDRTIQTEAGRRIRLVTAPGGHRVVLRSADGWLELPAFIIEFVDARPAMKAGEARG from the coding sequence ATGAACGAACAGGACTTGCGGCCGATTGTGGAAACAAGCTATCTTAACCGGGAAAATAGCTGGCGCTACCGGGCGATTCTGCGCTACTGTTTTGTGCAGCATGAACGACTGCATCACTATGTATATCCGGAAGAAATTTACCAGCACCTGAAGGCAAGCCCCTTTTTTGCCGAATATACCGAAGACCAGCTGCAGCAGGACCTAAAGCAGCTGGTCGAGTGGAAGAACCTCATTCCTCGCCAGGAGACGGGGCGGGTACATACGATTGAGGATTTTAAACGGAAAAAGTTTCGCTATCAATGCACGCCCTACACGATTGAAATCGAGCGGATGGTGGCGCGCCTGCAGCAGTTAGGCGACAGTTTCGGCGGGTCGCTGGAGGCAACGCTGTTTGAACGGCTGCTTACTGCCCTTACCAGGCTGCTGGCGGAAGGCCCGTCGCTGCCGCCGGAAGAACTTTTTCGGGCCTGGGATGACCTTTACGGCCATTTTCGTTCCCTGGTCCAGAATGCTTCCGACTACCTTGCCCATCTCAAAAGCGATAAAGTGGAAGAACAGATGCAGACCGAGGCCTTTATCGCCTATAAATCCGCATTTACCCAGTACCTGCAGAATTTTATTCTCGGCATGCAGCGCACGGCCGCCAAAATCGAGGCCGTATTGAAAAAAGCGCCAGCCGATAGGGTGAAGCTCATTGCCGAACGGCTGGCCGAATACCAGCTCAGCATTCCCCGCCTGGACAGCCAGCCCAGCCGGGAAGAATGGGTGACATTGTACCTTGACCAGTATGCCAGTTTGGCCGAGTGGTTTTTGGGGCGGCCCAACCACCCCAGTGAACTCATCACCCTCCAGAACGAAACGACCGATACTATCCGTCGTATTGCCCGCTTTGCCCAGCGGATCAGCGAGCGCCATCAGGCTTTTCGCAGCCGGCGCCATGATTACCTCTATTTGGCGGGGTGGTTTGCCCGCACGGAGGGGTTAGACGAAGCTCACCGGCTGGCGGCGATGTTGTTTGGCGTACCCCATTCGCGTCATTTGTATGCCCAGCCGCGCGCGAGCGACGACTTTGACTTGACGGTTTGGGCCGAACCGCCAACCATAGTAACGACCGCGCCCCGCCTGCCTGGTATGCGGGAACGGAGCCGGCCGGGAGCGCTCATTGACCGCCGCGCCGAAAAAGAGGCGGCGCTGGCCGCGTATATTCGCGCCCAGCACGACCGGGAAAGGCTGATTGACCAGCTTATTGTCGACAACAAAATCGTGCTGGCCGACCTGCCGGAGGTTGACCCGCATGTGCGCAAGACCTTGCTGGCCTGGATTGCCCGCTGCATGCAGCGCGAAGACCGCACCATCCAGACGGAAGCGGGCAGACGCATCCGGCTGGTAACCGCCCCGGGCGGCCACCGGGTAGTTTTGCGCAGTGCTGACGGATGGCTGGAACTGCCCGCGTTTATTATTGAATTCGTCGACGCCCGGCCGGCTATGAAGGCAGGTGAGGCCCGTGGCTGA